CACTATTGAGAAGACCCCTCTTGCTTATCAGATCAACCTTCCTGTTGAAAAGACGCACCAATTCATACCTGATGTTGACGAAATCCAGGAGCGTTATCGGTATATTGTCCTCGAATTCCACCAGTAGGTCCACGTCGCTCTCGGGACCCGATTCCCCCCGCA
This region of bacterium genomic DNA includes:
- a CDS encoding nucleotidyltransferase domain-containing protein, which codes for MLNVPEEELRRLCGRWGIRELSLFGSVLRGESGPESDVDLLVEFEDNIPITLLDFVNIRYELVRLFNRKVDLISKRGLLNSGNAMRREEILNTARTIYEKA